A DNA window from Candidatus Fusobacterium pullicola contains the following coding sequences:
- the tuf gene encoding elongation factor Tu (EF-Tu; promotes GTP-dependent binding of aminoacyl-tRNA to the A-site of ribosomes during protein biosynthesis; when the tRNA anticodon matches the mRNA codon, GTP hydrolysis results; the inactive EF-Tu-GDP leaves the ribosome and release of GDP is promoted by elongation factor Ts; many prokaryotes have two copies of the gene encoding EF-Tu) yields MPGDNIEMTVELIHPIAMETGLRFAIREGGRTVASGVVAEIIK; encoded by the coding sequence ATGCCAGGAGATAACATCGAAATGACAGTAGAATTAATTCACCCAATCGCAATGGAAACAGGATTAAGATTCGCTATCAGAGAAGGTGGAAGAACAGTAGCATCAGGAGTAGTTGCTGAAATCATAAAATAG